From the genome of Amia ocellicauda isolate fAmiCal2 chromosome 14, fAmiCal2.hap1, whole genome shotgun sequence, one region includes:
- the cyp11c1 gene encoding cytochrome P450 11C1 has product MQSPASRVSAQLRCCRSLSVSVGGPQGAVRSFEDIPSTGSSGWVTLLRYWKNKTFSSLHTHMESTFNTLGPIYRERLGSQECVNILLPGDIGELFRAEGLHPRRMLLQPWAAHREARRHSKGVFLKNGAEWRADRLLLNREVMAPAAVMRFLPQLAEVAGDFASRLRGRVEREGRGAQLTLDLSPDLFRYALESICMVLYGERIGLLSDPPSPEAQRFIWAVERMLETTSPLLYLPPPLLPLLAGPLWREHLAAWDHIFTHADTRIQRGYQRLKMGGGGGHYQGVLGELLGGGQLSLELIKANITELMVGGVDTTAVPLQFALFELARNPGVQEAVRAQAQGSYARAGGHAAQTLQGVPLLKGTVKETLRLYPVGITVQRYPIRDVVLQNYHIPAGTLVQACLYPLGHSERVFPDPARFDPGRWAGGYGATAGDGTRGDGSAFRSLAFGFGARQCVGRRIAENEMQLLLLHILLNFRLDVSSRADIDTKYTLILQPKRPPLITFTLL; this is encoded by the exons ATGCAGAGTCCAGCCAGCCGAGTGTCTGCGCAGCtgcggtgttgccgctcgctgtcCGTGTCTGTGGGGGGGCCCCAGGGGGCAGTACGCAGCTTCGAGGACATCCCCAGCACCGGCTCCAGCGGCTGGGTCACCCTGCTGAGATACTGGAAGAACAAGACCTTCAGCTCCCTGCACACCCACATGGAGAGCACCTTCAACACCCTGGGGCCCATATACAG ggagcGACTGGGCTCTCAGGAGTGTGTGAACATCCTGTTGCCGGGAGATATCGGGGAGCTATTCCGGGCCGAGGGGCTGCACCCCCGCCGCATGCTGCTACAGCCCTGGGCCGCCCACCGCGAGGCCCGACGGCATAGCAAGGGCGTCTTCCTCAA gaatgGGGCGGAGTGGCGTGCCGATCGGCTGCTCCTGAACCGGGAGGTAATGGCCCCGGCGGCAGTGATGCGTTTCCTGCCGCAGCTGGCGGAGGTTGCGGGGGATTTTGCGTCTCGTCTGCGGGGGAGGGTGGAGCGAGAGGGCAGGGGGGCACAGCTGACCCTTGACCTCAGCCCTGACCTCTTCAGATACGCCCTGGAGT CGATCTGCATGGTGCTGTACGGCGAACGCATCGGCCTGCTAAGCGACCCCCCCAGCCCCGAGGCGCAGCGCTTCATCTGGGCGGTGGAGCGGATGCTGGAGACCACGTCCCCCCTACTGTACCTGCCCCCCCCGCTGCTGCCGCTGCTTGCCGGCCCCCTGTGGAGAGAGCACCTTGCCGCCTGGGACCACATCTTCACTCACG CGGACACTCGTATCCAGAGGGGGTACCAGCGCCTGaagatggggggtgggggtgggcatTACCAGGGGGTGCTGGGGGAActgctggggggggggcagctgtCACTGGAGCTCATCAAGGCCAACATCACAGAGCTCATGGTGGGGGGTGTCGACACG accgcCGTGCCGCTGCAGTTCGCTCTGTTTGAACTGGCCCGTAACCCTGGCGTTCAGGAGGCAGTGCGTGCGCAGGCGCAGGGCTCATATGCGCGGGCGGGGGGCCACGCTGCACAGACACTGCAGGGGGTGCCGCTGCTCAAGGGCACTGTGAAGGAGACGCTCAG gCTGTATCCAGTGGGTATCACAGTACAGCGTTACCCTATCAGAGATGTTGTGCTGCAGAACTACCACATTCCAGCCGGG accctGGTCCAGGCGTGTCTGTACCCGCTGGGCCACAGCGAAAGGGTGTTCCCTGACCCGGCACGCTTCGACCCAGGCCGCTGGGCGGGGGGCTACGGGGCCACAGCAGGGGATGGGACCAGGGGGGACGGCTCGGCCTTCCGCTCGCTGGCGTTCGGGTTTGGGGCGCGGCAGTGCGTGGGGCGACGCATCGCGGAGAACGAGATGCAGCTTCTACTGCTGCAT ATTTTGCTGAACTTCCGCCTGGATGTTTCGTCTCGCGCAGACATCGACACCAAGTACACCCTGATCCTGCAGCCCAAGCGCCCCCCCCTCATCACCTTCACCCTGCTGTGA
- the LOC136767412 gene encoding complexin-3, whose product MGSMVKAALGGPLRQLSCCVSVEGGEEHCRSAPPRMTPCRTTKELRSYQKELEQERQRREGLCAQKNAQRAAMRSHFRQKYQLAKNSKDASHVKAVGGKVVLPHELAAVVRPKVAPPEDGGFSFFGSFQGLSLDGLHSGTQTPNKQCAVM is encoded by the exons ATGGGGTCGATGGTGAAGGCGGCGCTGGGGGGGCCCCTGAGGCAGCTGTCCTGCTGCGTGTCAGTGGAGGGGGGGGAGGAGCATTGCCGCAGCGCCCCCCCCAGGATGACCCCCTGCAGGACCACCAAGGAACTGCGCAGCTACCAGAAAGAGCTGGAGCAGGAGAG ACAGAGGCGAGAGGGGCTGTGCGCCCAGAAGAACGCCCAGAGAGCTGCCATGAGGTCACACTTCAGACAGAAATACCAGCTGGCAAAG aactCAAAAGATGCCAGTCATGTAAAGGCAGTGGGGGGCAAGGTGGTTCTCCCCCATGAGCTGGCAGCAGTGGTCCGGCCCAAGGTGGCTCCCCCTGAGGACGGTGGCTTCAGCTTCTTTGGCTCCTTCCAGGGGCTCAGCCTGGATGGGCTGCACAGCGGCACACAGACGCCCAACAAGCAGTGCGCCGTCATGTGA